DNA from Corynebacterium stationis:
CTGGCCGGGTGTGTGGACGAATTCCTTCTGTGGACATCCAGCGCCAGGGGAGAGCAATGCCGAGGCAGTGTATCGCCGCGCGCGGGTGGAATTGGGCATTGACCCAGCAGATCTCTCGGCGCCGGAAGAAGTACTCCCGGATTTTGCTTACCGCGCGGTGGATTCCTCCGGCATTGTGGAAAACGAAATCTGCCCGGTCTTTATTACGACGCTTGCCGCAGGCGCGAGCTTTGAACCCAACCCAGAAGAAGTGGATTCTTATGAGTGGGTTGATATTGAGAAGGCAATCGCAGCTATTGACGCCACCCCCGGGGTATTTTCCCCGTGGATGGTAGAAGAACTCTCGCACTCGCAGCTGCGCGAGACTTTGCTCGGGCGCTAGAAGCCCATCTCTTCTAAGTTCATTGGGTACGCCGGATATAAGTAATCCAGCGTGCCCTTTTCTATTGTCTGCTCGCCGGTCTCTAAGTTGTACACCATCACCGTGCGGCGGTCTTCCTCGGATTGCGCACGGTATTGTGGCAGCCCTTCGGGCTTACCGGTGCGGATGAAAGACTGCACCCAGTTATTGAGAATGCGCGCGGTCTCGGCCTTTTTCTCATCGCGGACATCGACGGTGTGCACGCCGAAGAGATAGCGCAGCTCATCACAGTGCAGCGCGGGTTTAGTGGTTTTGGTAAATTCCAGCATCCACGTATCACCCGGGGCGGCGTCACCTGCCCAGGCGACCCAGCGGCGAATCTGCGTATCGCCGATGCTGCGGCCCATGGTGCGGGCCGGATCAATCTTATCGGCGGCGAATTTCCACAGGTCATAGGACTCTTTACGCAGCCCCATCAGGATAGAGGTCTTCTTTATTATCCAGCGTTTAAAGAAGCTGTCTTTCAAATTATCGGCCCATTTGCCGCCGATATCGTGGTAGAACTCATCGCGCGTGGACGCCAACAAGACTGGTACATCGGCTAATTCTTCCGGCTGAAAAGGCGCGGGGCCAAGCGCCATGTCCAAAATATAGCGCGTGCGAAACAGCTTAAAGGTACGCTTTAAGCGCTTTGGCGAGGCCTTTTCAAAAGACCGACGGGTAATCGGCTTGCCAAAGAAGGCGCGCAAGGTGCCTTTGCGCTGTGCGAAAGAATGGCGTGGATAGCACGGGGAAATCGCGATGACCCGGCGAAAGCCCCCACGAAAGTGGTCTTTGCGCATCAACCACAATGCGGTGGTGGCGCCGGCGGATTGGCCAATGATAGTGACATTAGTCGGGTCGCCGCCGAAGGCTTCAATGTTTTTCTGCACCCACTCGAGCCCCACCTGGCAGTCATCAATCCCCCGGTAGGTGTGAGGTTCATCGCCCGGAAATTGCACGAAACCTTCAAAGCCCACGCGGTAACCCAGCTGGACTTGGACAACGCCGTGGCGTGCATTCGCAGTGCCCTCGGCACGCGGGTCTTCATGGGTGCCGGATTCAAAGCGTCCACCGTGGATATAGACAACTACAGGGTGGTCGGAGCCTGGGCGGGCATCGTCCGGCGTGGAAATGCTCAGTGCGATTTCATGGGGGCGCTCGACGGTGGCATCGAAAAGCTGCTCTGGCGCAAAATCTGCTGGCTGCGCCGGCGCGTAGCGCGTGGGTAAATCTAAAAAGTCGATGGAGTGGAAGAAATTTACGCCATCGTGAGAAAGGCCCTGATAGATTCCCGCCGGGGCATGAACGAGCACGGTAGACACAGTAGACATGACACACCAGTTTAGCGGTTTCGCTTAAAGCTTATGAGCTAGAATCTCGAAGTGATGGAGTGGTTTAGAGAATTTAGTGACGTGCTCACGGAGCCTTTCGTCACAGCGCCGGTCTGGCAGCAAATGGGCACCATCATCTTGGTGGGCGTACCAGCGCTCATCGTGCTGGCCTGGGTGCTCATGGGGGTTATTGACCTCATTAGTGGTGCTATCCGCACCGTGATTTCGTCGGATTCATCGGCTACGGGCTAAGATGGGCACCGTGTCAAGCCCTGAATCTAATCCACAATCCTCCGATGACTCCGATCGCAAGGATAAAGAACGCGTAAGCAAAGAACGCGTGGGTTTTGACGATATTTTGCCGTTTAACCTCGACCCCAGCTACGACCCGCGTGAGGGCCTGTGGGATCCTGAGCGCGCTGAGCATGACGAGGAAGTCAAAGACGAGGCCGCCGTTCCGGAACCAGCGCCGCCGGTTCCGGTAGTCAAGCGCAAGCGCGCACTGCCGAGGAGTTGGGTCAATATCACCTTGCGTGCGATGTTTGTGCTGGTGATCCTCGCCGCGCTGTGGGGCCTTTTCTTCTAGCTGCTAAACAGTGCGTTTACTGGTCGCGGTGATGGTGCGAAATAGCGGATTGTCTGCGAGCTGTTCAATTAACACTGGCTGACCTGAGCTATCGCACAACGGAATGCACCAGTTCGGATACAGATCATTGGTGGTTCCCGGCTGGTTTTGCGCGCGAATATCGCCGACCATATCTACTAAATTGGTGCACGTTAATGCCGCAGGTGTGCCTGCAATAAACGCGTGCAGTGCGCCCATGAGCTGAGTCGGATTGCCGCGTTCCTGCCGGGGCAGGTGCGCGAAATCGCGCTCGGGCAAAAGCCCACTTTCAGACATCGAGTGCAGTACCTGCGCTTGGAAGTCGAGGTCCTCGGCAATTTCCTCGTCGACGGGGCGGGTAAAAAGCCCCAGGCGCTCGCGCAGGGTAATGTGCTCGCCGCCGAGATAAGCCAAGGTTGGCGGAAGATCGTGAGTACCTACCGAGGCAAGTGCCAGCGGACGGTATTTGTCCTGCGGCAGGGGAGCGCCGTGTTCATCGCGTTCAAACCACACGATGGATGTGCCCATAAACCCTTTATCGCGCAGGGTGTCTTGAATCCAAGGTTCCATGGTGCCCAGGTCTTCGCCGATAACGACGGCGCCGGTGCGTTCAGCCTCCAGTGCGAGCACGCCCAGCATGGCTTCAAAGTCATAGGCCACATAGGTTCCGTTCGTTGGCGGAGACATGCGCGGAATCCAGAACAAGCGGAAAAGGCCCAAGATATGGTCCACGCGCACACCGCCAGCATTGCGCAGCACCGCTTCGAGCATGTCGCGCCACGGCCTATAGCCGGATTCTGCCAAGCGCACCGGGTGCCATGGCGGCTGTGACCAGTCCTGTCCTTGCTGGTTGTAATCATCCGGTGGCGCGCCCACGGAAGCCTGCGGCGCTAAAAACTCCGCCAAGATTTCTGCATCCGCGCCACCCGGGTGCACGCCCACGGCTAGGTCTGTCACAATGCCAATCTTCATCCCCGCTGCCAGCGCACGCTGCTGCGCAGCGCGGAATTGCTCATCACATAAAAATTGCAGCCACGAATAAAAGGCGATCGCGTAGTCTTGCTCTTCTTCGTCATCGATAGCGTGCCTGCCGGAGACTGCTTCTTTTTGCGCGCACCACAGCGCAAACTGTGCCAGCCCCTTGCCCTCACTGCGGGTAAATTCCAAAAAATCCGCGGTGCGCTCCGGGGTATGTTCCAGTGCGAAAAGCTCCCGCAATACCGCCAGCTTGGCCTCGAAGATTGCATTGCGCTCAATCGGGTCAGCGCTGTGGTTGCGCTCGCGGAATTCGGCAGCGAGTTCGGCAATATCGTCTTGCAGGGAGGCATCGAGAAGCGAAAGCTCTGGGATGTCTTCAATGCGTAAATAGAGGGGATTGATAAACCTCCGGGTGGTGGGAAGATACGGGGAGTCTTCCACTGGTGGCTCCGGTTCGGCCGCGTGCAGCGGGTTGATGAGCAAGAATTCCGCCCCCGCCTCCTGCGCCGCGATTTCCGCCAACTGCGCTAAATCCCCAAAGTCACCCATGCCCCAAGACTGCTCCGAGCGCACCGAATACAGCTGCGCCATGACACCGTAGGCAGGGGACTCCACGTACTTGTCCGCAGTGGTCAGCCGCGGCGGGTAGATAATCAGCGCGCACGTGACCGGGTGGTCAAAGCCATCAGAGCGCAGCACCAACTCGTGGTAGCCCAGCGGCAAATCACCTGGGATGTGGAAGGTCGCAGCGCCCCACAACACGCCATCTACTTCCACAGCAGGTTGGTCATTTGGGTCTTGGTAGACCTCGCGCCGCCCGCCTTTTTCTAGTTCAATGTGCACATCGGCGGAAGCACCGGCATGGACATGGACAGTAAAAGTTTTCTCAGTCCCCGCGGGCGCCACCACGGCAGCAGGCAAAGGCCGAGAAGAACGCGCCAAGTAGTCCAGGTACAAACGGTCAGTGAGTTCTTGCTCAGTAGGGTTGGCGGATAGGGGGACGTCAAGGGCACGGAGAGTGTATTCCAACGTGGCATCAGAAATATCGATCCACTGACCACCTTGGGAGTGATAGCCGGTAGACACCCCGTGGTTGGCTGCGAGCTCTTCCAATAGTTGGCGGTATGTCACACCACGCTATTCTGCCACATTGCAACCATTGATAAGCTAAGAAGCGTTATTTTCGTCCCAAAGCCATATGGAAGGGCTCAGCTGTGACTTTGCAAGAAACCCATACGCCGGCAGAATTTGAAATTTTAGACAACGAAACCTGCCTAACTGCGTTGATGGACACCGCGAAAGCTCGTCCGCATGGCGTGATGTTTACTCGGCCTGCTAATTATGAGTGGATTAATGTCACTGCCAAGGAGTTTATCCGGGAAGTTTATGATGTGGCCAAGGGCATTATCGCCGCGGGGATAGAGCAGGGTGATCGGATTATTATTATCTCCGAAACCCGTTATGAATGGTCTCTTTTAGACTTTGCTATTTGGGCGGCGGGCGCGGTTTCGGTGCCGGTTTATCCTTCTTCATCGCTGTCGCAGGTGCGCTGGGTGGTAGAAGATTCGGGTGCGGTATTGGCCATTACTGAGAGCCAGGACCACACAGAGTTAGTGCAGCATTTGCTCGTCGATGACTCCGGCAACCCCTCACTTTCCGGCTTCACCTCGCAGTTGCGCCGGATTTTGGAGATTAATTCCTCGGCGATAGATACGTTGAAATTTGAAGGTCGCTCTTTGACTGATGAGGTCGTCGATGAGCGCATTGCCGCAACCTCTACCAATGATTTGGCGTCTTTGGTTTATACCTCTGGTACCACTGGCAAACCTAAGGGCTGCATTTTGACGCACAAGAACTGGTTGGCGGAAGTTCGCGGACTGCTGACCAACCCGATTGGTGCGATTGTGGGGCCCGGCATTCGCGTGCTGACCTTTTTGCCCATGGCGCACGTATTCTCCCGTGCAGTGTCTTTGGCGGTGGCCATTGGTGGTGCGACGCAGAATCATTGGTCGGACTTTTCCTCCCTCTCGGTGGAATTCCAGCGCTCGCGCCCGAACCTGATTTTGGGCGTGCCGCGCGTATTTGAAAAGGTGCGTAACTCGGCGGCGCAAAAGGCTGCGGATGGCTCGGCTATCAAGCGCGGAATTTTTGAACAAGCTGAACAAGCAGCCATTCAGTATTCCAAGGCTTTGGATACTGAGGAAGGCCCAACGCGGATTCAAAAGGCCAAACACAAAGTTTTTGACCGTATGGTCTACTCCAAGATCCGTGAGGGCGTTGGCGGTTCGGTGCATTTCTGCATTACCGGCGGCTCCGCGATGGGCCAAGACCTCCTGCACTGGTTCCGTGGCATCAGCGTGCCAGTGTATGAAGGCTATGGGCTAACCGAGGTCGCGGCCGCCATCACGGTCGATTTTGACGATCAACAAATCGGTACTGTCGGCCCACCGATCGGGGGCATGACCGTTCGCACTAATGGCGTCGGCGAGATTTTAGTCAAAGGCCCCACCGTCTTTGCTGGCTACTGGAATAACGAGGAAGCTACCAGGGAAGCCCTGCACGGCGAATGGTACAACACCGGTGACCTGGGCGAGATTCTCGATAACGGGAAGTTGATGATCACTGGCCGCAAGAAAGACCTGATTGTCACAGCCGGCGGAAAGAATGTCTCACCTGGTCCGATGGAAGATATTTTGCGCGCACATCCACTGGTCTCTCAGGCCATGGTCGTAGGCGACGGGAAGCCGTTTGTGGGCGTGCTCATTACCCTGGATCCAGATATCCTGAAGCGTTGGAAGCTAGACCGCAATATCCCAGAAAACCGCTCGATTAAAGAGCTGGCCACAGAGCCGCAGTTGCGCGCGGAAATTCAAGACGCCATCAACCAGGTCAACGCTACGGTGTCGCATGCTGAAGCCATCAAGAAGTTTTATATTCTGGAATCAGATTTGACCGAGGAAGAAAACGAACTGACCCCGACGTTAAAGGTCAAGCGCAATGTTGTGGCGCAGCGCTACAGCGACGCAATTGATCACCTCTACACCCGTTAAACACGTGCGTGGACCTAGCCGAAGCTAAGGGCTGTGAAATTACGGAGTGTCTAACAGATATTTCTCAAGATCTGCAATAGAGTCATTCCCGTTAACCGTTACTCTCAACTTTAAGTTGAGGGTATGCATTTAGTAGGCAAGGACCCACTGGGCTAGAGATTGCGGAAGGAGAGGCTAAGACAATGCGCAAGATTGCCGCCGAGCTTCGGCACCGCGAACTAACCCAGGAAATCTACAACATCGGGGATGAAGTCGCTCAGTACATCGAGAACCTCATTGAGGCCATCGAGGACTGGGACAATGACCTGGCCATGGACTGCCTGGCAGAACTTGGCGACATCATCGAAGACGCCCGCGTGGATTCCGGCCGCTGTGTAGGCGAGCTTATCGGTCTGCGCCAGGCTTTGGTCTCAGGACTGCGTTCTGGCACCATTTCTGCTGCCGCTTCTGGTCAGAATGATGTTGAGGCTCCGCGTACTTTCAATGCGCAGACTCTCGAAATTGATTTTCCCATCGATGGTCCGCCTGTCGCAGTGCATCAGCTTGCCGCTGCCTTGCAGGACCGCACGGCTGCGACCGCAGACTATCTGCGCGATGTCGTCGAATATGTCCTTGACCAAACCGATGCCGTTGCCCGCAACCTGGACATGGTTTCTCTGCCACAGTTATACAACCGCACCGGCCAGCAGGTCAACGCCGCATGCCACGGCTGGTACCGCACTGTGGTGGAATCCCACTTTGCTTATGTCCGCACCATGCGCGGGCACAATCCGCCGGTGTTTTTGGAAGAGCGCGCGCGTATCGACCGCATCGTTGCCAAGGTAGCCGCCAAACGTGCGGCAGCAAAACGTTCCGCTACGACGGCTTAGGCAACTGCCGGCGCAAGCAACAGAATTTTTCGGTTGAAATAATTCTCTGTGCGGCGAAATAAAAAAACTGCTATGGTAGTTGCTGTGCTGGGCCTGCTGGCACGCTGTGTAAAAAGTGGAATCACCCTACTGCCGAAAGAGAAGAAATAGATGCGTTCTATTCGTAAGTCCCTGATCGCTGCATCTACCGCTGCTGTAGTTGCACTGTCCGCTACCCCTGCCTTCGCGCAGAGCTCCAATGACGAAACCAAGAAGCAGGAAACTTCACTGTCTTCGAACTTCACCCTCTCTTCCAAGATCGGTGAGAAATTGGACGCTTCTGACTCTCAAAAGGCTCTCTGGGGCATTGAGAAGAACTCCAGCGCCAGCGAGGCAACCCCGTTCGACAAGCTCAACTACGGCTACGTCATCGCTTCTGCTGTAGCACTGGCTGGTGGCGCTGCTGCATTTGCTTCTCAGGTACCTGAGGTTCGCGAAATCGCAGAACAGTTCAACATCGAACTGCCACGCTTTTTCTAAGCGGACCTTTAAATAGCTAAAGCTTCGACCTTCGGGTCGGAGCTTTTTCTAATGCCCAGAAACTAGATGGCGCGGAACTATTTCGTCTTTGATAGGACTTATCATCTGTGAAAGATAACGTGTCCGTTAAGTCTACTATCCCAGCTCGCCGAGCCGGGGGCTCCTATGGGATTATCCACCGGCTGCACTCGGTGGCCGGAGTATTTGTAGCACCGTTACTGGTTATCTCAGCGTTGTCGGGCTTTATCTACGCCTTTGCGCCGACGCTTGAAAAAGTGGTCTACCATGATGAGATTACAGCGAGCTCGTTGGAACCTGCTCACCCACTCGAGCGCCAAGTAGAAGCAGCACGCGCGTGAACCCAGACCTGCAACTATCAGCAGTTCAAAGCTTCGAAGACCCCACCCAAACCACGCGCGTGCTTTTTCATGACCCCGCCTTGGAGAGCTCCAGCTACCGACAAGCAGTCTTCGTCGACCCAGGCTCTTTGGAAATTACCGGAGAGCTAGTCCAGTACGGTTCCTCCCGAGCCTTGCCGCTTCGCACCTGGATCTCTGAAGGCCACCGCCAGCTGTGGCTAGGAGAGTACGGCCGCATCTACTCAGAAATGGCCGCCTCCTGGCTAGGGATTCTGGCGCTTGCGGGCGCGTGGGTGTGGTGGGTGCGCTGGCGCGTCGGTAAGGGTTCAGCCACAGGTTCGCGAAAAGGTTCAACAGCGCACGCCAAGCGCAAGAAGATCCGCAGCATTCACAGCATTTTGGGCGTCTGGCTTCTGCCCGGCTTCCTGTTCCTCACCGTCACCGGTCTGACGTGGTCGTCTATGGCCGGCGGCAATATCGCCAATCTGCGCGCGCAATTGGATTGGGTGCAGCCCACCCCGGAAACCAGCATCTCTGCCACCACCATGACCGCAACAACTAGCGCCCAGGACGAACACGCGCACCATCATCACAGCGGTCACGAAGAATCCTCAACGCTCGCGGGTCAAGACGACCTGACGCAGACTTACATCAGCCAGATCGATACCGTTGCCACCACTGCACGCGGGGCCGGTATGAGTGGCATCATCGAGATTGCTCTGCCAACAGAAGAAGGTACTGCCTAAACTGTTACCGAAATGCGTGAGCCGTGGAAGCTCGCTAACGATGCCATCTCCGTCAATGGCGAGACCGGCGAGATTGTCGACCGCGTTCACCACTCCGATTGGCCATTGGCCGCGAAGCTTTCCGCCTGGCTGATTCAGCTGCACATGGGCACGCTATTTGGCTGGATTAACCAGCTGGTGCTCGGTGGCATCGCACTAGGGCTGTTGACTATTAACGCGCTGGGCTATCGCATGTGGTGGCTGCGCGGACGCAACGGACGCCCGGGCCGACTGCAAGCAGCGGGGCAGTGGCGACGCACCCGCCCAGCGGTTCTCGCCGGCATCATCGCATTCTTGGTGGCCTACTCGGTCATGGCGCCGATGTTTGGCCTCAGCCTCGTTGCTTTCCTCATCATCGACGCCGTGATTCAAGCTCTCCGGCGCTAGGCACAAGCCCTTTCTTAAAAAGGGATCGCCGAATTGGCTAACCAGCCCGGTTGACTAGTTAGCTCTGATGGTCACCTGTTCGCTCCTCTCAGCTGTGGGTTTAGATCAGGTCCATTGCTCCCATGCTGCTCACGTGGTGCGTGTTGCCCACAAGTTTGCCGCCTGGGGTGTGCAGGCGGACTTTGCCGCGGTGGCGTCGCATCCTGCCGCGCTTGGGTTTACCCGGACTTGGTCGTTTCCGCTTCTTGCTCGGGCCGTCATCGTCGTTGACGCCGTTGTGGTACTTACACAGCATCGTCAGATTCGATGGCTTGGTATGACCACCATTCTTGTGTGTGTCGATGTGGTGGACCTGGCATCTATCGGCTGGTACGTTGCAGTCTGGCCACGGGCACACGAGATTCTCGGCCATGGCTAAAGTTCGTAGCTTGTCGGATGCGAAGCGTGCCTCATAAAGGTTGACCGGTCCGGCGGTGGGGTGGAAGAGCCCGACGTAGAGTTTGTCGCCCAAAGCACCTTCCATCGCAGCGTTGATGAACTCGACGCCGGTCATGGTCGTGCCGTCGGATAAAGCAACGATGACTTCCTCGCCGCGACCGCAGGAAACTTTCGCGAAATCATCGAGACCAATAGCAATGACGGTGCGGTATTCCGGCTTGATAAGCCCGGTGCCGCCTCCTTCGACGAGGTTCCAGAAGGGTTCTAATAATGCTTCAGAGCGAGGTTGGCCATCGTCTTTGATAGCAGCGTCAAGCGTCTTTTCTAAGTCAGTAATACGGCGCTGGGTATCGGTAATGCTAATGGTGCGCAGGCCGTCTACAACGCGGCCAAGACGTACACCCGGTTTCTTCTTGGGGTCGCCGCCTTCTTCCGTGACGCGCTTTTTAGCGTAGGCTTCGGCTTCTTCGAAGGTGCCTTCAAACGCGATAAGTTCTGCACGTAAGCGCCACGCGGCACCGCGCTTCTTCAACTTCCGGGCGTGCTTTTCCACCATCTCTAAATACTCAAGGCTTAACCCTCGCTCTTCAGCAAGCGCTACTGATTCGCGTTGGAGGCGAGGTGAGTCGGTGGGGCCGAAAAGGACATCGGAAAGCTGGGTGAAACTCTTCGCAGTCTTGCGAGCCATGCCATCGCTTGCCATGTCATATGGCGAGCGTTTAGACATGTCTTTTAAGATGCCTATTGCTTGGCTGGTAAGAGCCATAAATTCTTCGTATTTATCCATGCCTTCGACACTAAAACGCAAACGCAAGCCCGCGCTAGGGGAAGGACAAAAACCTGTGGATAACTACGTTGACACATCACGCAACAGGCGAAGTTTTCCACAGGCGGGCCAATCTGGTCGAGATAATGAATGGAAAAGGGGCCTGGCTTCGAAAGCAATGTCGAAGTCAGGCCCTTAGTTCGCTAGAACGTAAGTTGTACTAGTTCTCGTCTCCCGGTTGCAGCGGGCGGCGGAAAGCTGCGCGCTCTTCGGGTGGGAGAGTAGGGACCTTGTCCAGCTCTTCCGTAATCTGTGGCCACAGCTGGCCCATGATGTTATTCCACGTCAGAATCCACACCGCTTGAGCGCCAGGCTTGTTGTTCGGCTTACCTACGATGATCATCTGCTCATTACGGGCACGCATGTGATCCAATGTCTGCTGTACCGTGGTGGAGCTAGCAACGTTGAGCGCAGGACGCGAGAACTGCAGGGCAGGAGCATCCGGCTTCGCCATCAAGGTGTCACGCACGTGCACAACCTGGGGCAGACGCGAATTCTTTGGATAAATCAACGCGCGCATGATGCCTTTAGACAGGCATAGGGCTTGGAGTTCGGAAACGGTGGCATCGGCAGGCAAAGGCACAATCTCAGAACCGTGTAGGCGCGCAAATTCGCCGACGGTGGAGGTTTCCAGCTCAATCACGCCGGTAATCTGGCTTGCAGAACTTTCGTCCAGGGTGCCGGTGTCGCGGGAGTGTTCAACCAAGGTACGCAGCGTATCGACGTCATATCCAGCAGCGCCAGCGCGATCGACAGGTGTTTCCCCAGTCTTGCGCACCAGAACATTGGCCATATGGTTAATCCACGTGAGAAGCGGGCGGAAAATCCAGATGAAGCCGCGGGCAGGGATAGCGATGATCTGCAGCGCAGTTTCCGGGTGCGTAATAGCCCAGGACTTCGGAGCCATCTCACCGATGACCAAGTGCAAGAAGGTCACGATAAACAGCGCGACAATGAAGGCAACAACATCAGCGATGGCCATCGGCAAGCCTAGGGCTTCCAATGGGCTCATCAGCAGGTGGTGCACCCATGGTTTGGTGACAGCACCCAGGATAAATGTCGCAGCGGTAATACCCAGCTGCGCACCGGCGAGCATGATGGTCAGCTCATTTAAAGAGCGCAAACCAGCGCGCGATGCACGAGAGGTCTCAGCAGTTTCTTCCAAGCGGTTGCGGCGCGCACTCATCAAAGAGAACTCGATGATGACAAAGAAGGCCGAGGCGATAATCACCAGCAGGGTAACAACAAGATTGAAAATCCAGCTATCCATTAGCGCACCTGCCCTTCGTCGGTCGGTGATGCATCCGAGGGAGCATCATCTCCGTCTGGCTCACGGGAATCCTCGGCAGCGGATTCTGCTTCGCTGGCGGTTTCTTCGATCAGCTCAATGGCCAACACAGAAGGGACGTGGCGGTCGATTTCTTCCACGCGTACCTTGAGGTGGCGCTGCGGAGCATCATTTTCGACCCAGTCTTCAGGTTCGGCTTCGAGGTCAATGGTGTGGGTTTCTCCCTCTTCCACCAAAGCACCGGTGTGCGCGATGAGCAGGCCGGCGATGGTTTCAAAGTCACCTTCGGGCAGGTCGTGGCCGATGGCGCGTTCGATTTCATCGAGAGGCGTGTCGCCATCGACAAGCCAATGCGTCTCGTCTTGCTCGGTGATCTCTTCTGTTTCCTCGACGTCGTGTTCGTCGGCGATATCGCCCAAAATTTCCTCAGCCAAGTCTTCCAAAGTCACGATGCCGACGAAACCGCCGTATTCATCGATAACACACGCCAGCTTTTCA
Protein-coding regions in this window:
- a CDS encoding PepSY domain-containing protein, translated to MKDNVSVKSTIPARRAGGSYGIIHRLHSVAGVFVAPLLVISALSGFIYAFAPTLEKVVYHDEITASSLEPAHPLERQVEAARA
- the malQ gene encoding 4-alpha-glucanotransferase translates to MTYRQLLEELAANHGVSTGYHSQGGQWIDISDATLEYTLRALDVPLSANPTEQELTDRLYLDYLARSSRPLPAAVVAPAGTEKTFTVHVHAGASADVHIELEKGGRREVYQDPNDQPAVEVDGVLWGAATFHIPGDLPLGYHELVLRSDGFDHPVTCALIIYPPRLTTADKYVESPAYGVMAQLYSVRSEQSWGMGDFGDLAQLAEIAAQEAGAEFLLINPLHAAEPEPPVEDSPYLPTTRRFINPLYLRIEDIPELSLLDASLQDDIAELAAEFRERNHSADPIERNAIFEAKLAVLRELFALEHTPERTADFLEFTRSEGKGLAQFALWCAQKEAVSGRHAIDDEEEQDYAIAFYSWLQFLCDEQFRAAQQRALAAGMKIGIVTDLAVGVHPGGADAEILAEFLAPQASVGAPPDDYNQQGQDWSQPPWHPVRLAESGYRPWRDMLEAVLRNAGGVRVDHILGLFRLFWIPRMSPPTNGTYVAYDFEAMLGVLALEAERTGAVVIGEDLGTMEPWIQDTLRDKGFMGTSIVWFERDEHGAPLPQDKYRPLALASVGTHDLPPTLAYLGGEHITLRERLGLFTRPVDEEIAEDLDFQAQVLHSMSESGLLPERDFAHLPRQERGNPTQLMGALHAFIAGTPAALTCTNLVDMVGDIRAQNQPGTTNDLYPNWCIPLCDSSGQPVLIEQLADNPLFRTITATSKRTV
- a CDS encoding carboxylesterase family protein, whose product is MSTVSTVLVHAPAGIYQGLSHDGVNFFHSIDFLDLPTRYAPAQPADFAPEQLFDATVERPHEIALSISTPDDARPGSDHPVVVYIHGGRFESGTHEDPRAEGTANARHGVVQVQLGYRVGFEGFVQFPGDEPHTYRGIDDCQVGLEWVQKNIEAFGGDPTNVTIIGQSAGATTALWLMRKDHFRGGFRRVIAISPCYPRHSFAQRKGTLRAFFGKPITRRSFEKASPKRLKRTFKLFRTRYILDMALGPAPFQPEELADVPVLLASTRDEFYHDIGGKWADNLKDSFFKRWIIKKTSILMGLRKESYDLWKFAADKIDPARTMGRSIGDTQIRRWVAWAGDAAPGDTWMLEFTKTTKPALHCDELRYLFGVHTVDVRDEKKAETARILNNWVQSFIRTGKPEGLPQYRAQSEEDRRTVMVYNLETGEQTIEKGTLDYLYPAYPMNLEEMGF
- the idi gene encoding isopentenyl-diphosphate Delta-isomerase, whose translation is MHKNLNTHSTDEVVILADENGQPAGTENKVVVHTADTPLHFAFSAWLVRDGKLLLTRRALTKQTWPGVWTNSFCGHPAPGESNAEAVYRRARVELGIDPADLSAPEEVLPDFAYRAVDSSGIVENEICPVFITTLAAGASFEPNPEEVDSYEWVDIEKAIAAIDATPGVFSPWMVEELSHSQLRETLLGR
- a CDS encoding AMP-dependent synthetase/ligase, translated to MTLQETHTPAEFEILDNETCLTALMDTAKARPHGVMFTRPANYEWINVTAKEFIREVYDVAKGIIAAGIEQGDRIIIISETRYEWSLLDFAIWAAGAVSVPVYPSSSLSQVRWVVEDSGAVLAITESQDHTELVQHLLVDDSGNPSLSGFTSQLRRILEINSSAIDTLKFEGRSLTDEVVDERIAATSTNDLASLVYTSGTTGKPKGCILTHKNWLAEVRGLLTNPIGAIVGPGIRVLTFLPMAHVFSRAVSLAVAIGGATQNHWSDFSSLSVEFQRSRPNLILGVPRVFEKVRNSAAQKAADGSAIKRGIFEQAEQAAIQYSKALDTEEGPTRIQKAKHKVFDRMVYSKIREGVGGSVHFCITGGSAMGQDLLHWFRGISVPVYEGYGLTEVAAAITVDFDDQQIGTVGPPIGGMTVRTNGVGEILVKGPTVFAGYWNNEEATREALHGEWYNTGDLGEILDNGKLMITGRKKDLIVTAGGKNVSPGPMEDILRAHPLVSQAMVVGDGKPFVGVLITLDPDILKRWKLDRNIPENRSIKELATEPQLRAEIQDAINQVNATVSHAEAIKKFYILESDLTEEENELTPTLKVKRNVVAQRYSDAIDHLYTR
- a CDS encoding HNH endonuclease signature motif containing protein: MDKYEEFMALTSQAIGILKDMSKRSPYDMASDGMARKTAKSFTQLSDVLFGPTDSPRLQRESVALAEERGLSLEYLEMVEKHARKLKKRGAAWRLRAELIAFEGTFEEAEAYAKKRVTEEGGDPKKKPGVRLGRVVDGLRTISITDTQRRITDLEKTLDAAIKDDGQPRSEALLEPFWNLVEGGGTGLIKPEYRTVIAIGLDDFAKVSCGRGEEVIVALSDGTTMTGVEFINAAMEGALGDKLYVGLFHPTAGPVNLYEARFASDKLRTLAMAENLVCPWPDCNVPADRCQVHHIDTHKNGGHTKPSNLTMLCKYHNGVNDDDGPSKKRKRPSPGKPKRGRMRRHRGKVRLHTPGGKLVGNTHHVSSMGAMDLI
- a CDS encoding PepSY domain-containing protein, whose product is MREPWKLANDAISVNGETGEIVDRVHHSDWPLAAKLSAWLIQLHMGTLFGWINQLVLGGIALGLLTINALGYRMWWLRGRNGRPGRLQAAGQWRRTRPAVLAGIIAFLVAYSVMAPMFGLSLVAFLIIDAVIQALRR
- a CDS encoding CNNM domain-containing protein — translated: MDSWIFNLVVTLLVIIASAFFVIIEFSLMSARRNRLEETAETSRASRAGLRSLNELTIMLAGAQLGITAATFILGAVTKPWVHHLLMSPLEALGLPMAIADVVAFIVALFIVTFLHLVIGEMAPKSWAITHPETALQIIAIPARGFIWIFRPLLTWINHMANVLVRKTGETPVDRAGAAGYDVDTLRTLVEHSRDTGTLDESSASQITGVIELETSTVGEFARLHGSEIVPLPADATVSELQALCLSKGIMRALIYPKNSRLPQVVHVRDTLMAKPDAPALQFSRPALNVASSTTVQQTLDHMRARNEQMIIVGKPNNKPGAQAVWILTWNNIMGQLWPQITEELDKVPTLPPEERAAFRRPLQPGDEN
- a CDS encoding PepSY-associated TM helix domain-containing protein — encoded protein: MNPDLQLSAVQSFEDPTQTTRVLFHDPALESSSYRQAVFVDPGSLEITGELVQYGSSRALPLRTWISEGHRQLWLGEYGRIYSEMAASWLGILALAGAWVWWVRWRVGKGSATGSRKGSTAHAKRKKIRSIHSILGVWLLPGFLFLTVTGLTWSSMAGGNIANLRAQLDWVQPTPETSISATTMTATTSAQDEHAHHHHSGHEESSTLAGQDDLTQTYISQIDTVATTARGAGMSGIIEIALPTEEGTA